A genomic stretch from Centroberyx gerrardi isolate f3 chromosome 10, fCenGer3.hap1.cur.20231027, whole genome shotgun sequence includes:
- the htr1fa gene encoding 5-hydroxytryptamine receptor 1F has product MDFPNCTEGVFATSSGGYDSLETAGPPPSKILLTLTLSVLAVLTTVINCLVITAIVVTRKLHHPANYLICSLASTDLLVAVLVMPFSIIYIQKESWVMGQVVCTIWLSVDVTCCTCSILHLAAIAIDRYRAITDAVEYSRKRTGARAGAMVAVVWLLSILISLPPVLWRHYSGDAEQEDQCIITHHHMAFTLYSTLGAFYIPLLLILILYYKIYRAAQTLYMRREASRASRHSCMTNGSMIPSTYPAGDGDADGGPRSPEPLSPPEKSFSESTEDRTERVRVSAKTAPSKSRRRESHRSESRRSQVYQGPRISGSRERKAASTLGLILGAFVICWLPFFVKEVIVNTCNACSTSMEMADFLTWLGYLNSLINPLIYTVFNEDFKKAFQRLIRCNHYL; this is encoded by the coding sequence ATGGACTTTCCCAATTGCACCGAGGGGGTGTTTGCCACCAGCAGCGGCGGTTACGACTCACTGGAGACCGCCGGACCCCCCCCCAGTAAGATCCTGCTTACCCTGACCTTGTCTGTACTGGCTGTCCTGACCACAGTCATCAACTGCCTGGTGATCACAGCGATCGTTGTCACCCGCAAGTTGCACCACCCAGCCAACTACCTCATCTGCTCACTGGCATCGACCGACCTGCTGGTGGCCGTGCTGGTCATGCCCTTCAGCATCATCTACATCCAGAAGGAGAGCTGGGTCATGGGCCAGGTGGTGTGCACCATCTGGCTGAGCGTGGATGTCACCTGTTGCACATGCTCCATCCTCCATCTTGCCGCGATTGCCATCGACCGCTACAGGGCCATTACCGACGCGGTGGAGTACTCGCGCAAGCGCACCGGGGCCAGGGCCGGGGCGATGGTGGCGGTGGTGTGGCTCTTGtccatcctcatctctctcccgcCTGTGCTGTGGCGGCACTACAGCGGGGATGCGGAGCAGGAGGACCAGTGCATCATCACCCACCATCACATGGCCTTCACCCTCTACTCCACCCTGGGAGCCTTTTACATCCCCCTACtgctcatcctcatcctctacTACAAAATCTACCGGGCGGCCCAGACCCTCTACATGCGGCGGGAGGCCAGCCGGGCCAGCCGTCACTCGTGCATGACCAACGGGAGCATGATCCCCTCGACCTACCCGGCCGGGGACGGCGACGCCGACGGGGGACCCAGAAGCCCGGAGCCCCTGAGCCCCCCGGAGAAGTCTTTCTCGGAATCCACAGAGGACCGCACCGAGCGTGTGCGCGTCTCGGCAAAGACTGCCCCGAGCAAGTCGCGGCGGCGCGAGTCGCACCGCAGCGAGTCACGCCGGAGCCAGGTGTACCAAGGGCCGCGGATCTCAGGCTCACGGGAGCGCAAAGCGGCGTCCACGTTGGGCTTGATACTCGGGGCCTTTGTCATCTGCTGGCTGCCGTTTTTTGTCAAGGAGGTGATCGTCAACACCTGCAACGCTTGCAGCACTTCAATGGAGATGGCCGACTTCCTGACGTGGTTGGGCTATCTCAACTCGCTGATCAACCCGCTCATCTACACCGTCTTTAATGAAGACTTCAAAAAGGCTTTTCAAAGACTGATTAGGTGCAATCATTACCTCTGA